A window of Ranitomeya variabilis isolate aRanVar5 chromosome 2, aRanVar5.hap1, whole genome shotgun sequence contains these coding sequences:
- the LOC143805594 gene encoding uncharacterized protein LOC143805594, giving the protein MDSFAEQRLTHQNLPAPRLDHYNVLHCTMTLDVQTVVVFAVIVVLLLVNVILMFFLGTR; this is encoded by the coding sequence ATGGACAGTTTCGCAGAGCAAAGGTTGACACATCAGAACCTACCGGCCCCCCGCCTCGACCATTATAATGTCTTGCACTGCACTATGACCTTGGATGTTCAAACTGTGGTGGTCTTCGCAGTGATCGTGGTCTTGCTGCTGGTGAACGTGATTCTTATGTTTTTCCTGGGCACTCGTTAA